From Flavobacteriales bacterium, a single genomic window includes:
- the paaZ gene encoding phenylacetic acid degradation bifunctional protein PaaZ: protein MKLGNYINGQWMQGDGEGVALFNAITGDEVARASANGLDFGSVTKYAREVGGPHLRKMTFHERGRMLKALALHLHARKDQFYELSYATGATRADSWIDIEGGIGNLFAYSSLRRQFPDEAYYVDGEAISLSKGGGFIGHHIMVPKEGVAIHINAFNFPIWGMLEKIAVNLLAGVPAIVKPATVTSFLTEAMVREIAASGILPDGALQLICGSAGDLLDHVTMQDVVTFTGSASTGLMLKGHPRILAESVPFNMEADSLNCSVLGDDVKPGDEEFDLFIKEVHREMTVKCGQKCTAIRRIIVPENLVEEVQIALGRRLEKTVIGDPQTEGVRMGALAGKTQLGEVKEKLKELLEGSRIVFGNPDQVEVQGADATKGAFMSPILLLNEDPFKNTQPHHVEAFGPVSTIIPYKDLSEAITLSRMGKGSLCCSLATASDDIAREFVLGTAAFHGRILILNRDCAKESTGHGSPLPMLVHGGPGRAGGGEEMGGMRGVMHYLQRTAIQGSPTTLTQVTSVYQYGGRQTEKDVHVFRKHFEELEIGETVFTQGRTVTEADIVNFSNVSWDHFYAHTDATSLDGTIFEQRVAHGYFILSAAAGLFVDGKKGPVLLNYGIDECRFTKPVYAGMTIYVRLTVKEKTAQEKKDEDDVAKGIVRFLVDVYDETGETVALATILTMVKKKDQS from the coding sequence ATGAAGCTCGGAAATTACATAAATGGCCAATGGATGCAAGGTGATGGGGAAGGAGTGGCACTTTTCAACGCAATCACCGGTGATGAGGTGGCCAGAGCCTCTGCCAATGGCCTGGATTTCGGATCTGTAACCAAGTATGCGCGGGAGGTTGGCGGGCCTCATCTTCGTAAAATGACCTTTCATGAACGTGGCCGTATGCTCAAAGCACTCGCCTTACATCTTCATGCGCGAAAAGACCAATTTTATGAACTGAGCTATGCTACGGGAGCAACCAGGGCAGACAGTTGGATAGATATTGAAGGTGGCATCGGGAACCTCTTTGCATATTCAAGTTTGAGAAGGCAATTTCCTGATGAGGCATATTATGTAGATGGCGAAGCAATATCTCTCTCAAAAGGAGGAGGATTTATCGGTCACCACATCATGGTCCCGAAAGAAGGTGTGGCCATCCATATCAATGCTTTCAATTTTCCGATCTGGGGAATGCTTGAAAAGATCGCTGTAAACCTTCTCGCAGGGGTGCCGGCCATTGTAAAACCCGCCACGGTCACCAGCTTTCTGACGGAAGCCATGGTCAGAGAGATTGCCGCATCAGGGATACTTCCGGATGGGGCCTTACAACTGATTTGTGGTTCCGCGGGCGACCTGCTTGACCACGTCACAATGCAGGATGTGGTGACCTTCACCGGTTCGGCCAGTACCGGTTTGATGTTAAAAGGTCATCCGAGAATTCTGGCAGAATCTGTTCCTTTCAATATGGAGGCGGATAGTTTGAACTGTTCTGTTCTGGGAGATGACGTGAAACCCGGTGATGAAGAATTTGATCTATTTATAAAAGAAGTTCACAGGGAGATGACGGTAAAGTGTGGTCAGAAATGCACCGCCATTCGCCGCATCATTGTTCCGGAAAATTTGGTGGAAGAAGTGCAGATTGCTCTTGGCAGGCGCCTGGAGAAAACGGTTATCGGTGACCCCCAAACCGAAGGAGTGCGAATGGGTGCATTGGCAGGTAAAACACAACTGGGAGAAGTCAAAGAAAAGTTAAAAGAGTTGCTGGAAGGCAGCCGGATCGTCTTCGGAAATCCGGATCAGGTGGAGGTGCAGGGAGCTGATGCTACCAAAGGCGCTTTCATGTCACCGATCCTGTTGCTGAACGAAGATCCGTTTAAGAATACCCAGCCGCATCACGTGGAGGCATTCGGGCCGGTGAGTACCATCATTCCTTACAAAGATTTGTCAGAAGCCATAACATTATCCAGAATGGGCAAAGGGTCATTGTGTTGTTCTTTGGCCACGGCCAGTGATGACATTGCCCGGGAATTTGTGCTTGGTACGGCAGCATTTCATGGCCGTATCCTTATTCTTAACAGGGATTGTGCGAAAGAAAGTACCGGTCACGGATCTCCCCTGCCTATGTTGGTGCATGGTGGCCCCGGAAGAGCTGGTGGCGGCGAAGAGATGGGTGGAATGCGTGGTGTCATGCACTATTTGCAGCGCACTGCCATTCAGGGTTCTCCGACTACCCTTACACAGGTTACCAGTGTCTACCAATACGGCGGCAGACAAACCGAAAAGGACGTACATGTTTTCAGAAAGCATTTTGAGGAACTCGAAATCGGAGAAACGGTTTTTACGCAAGGCAGGACTGTTACCGAGGCGGATATCGTGAACTTTTCAAATGTAAGCTGGGATCACTTTTACGCACATACCGATGCCACATCGCTGGATGGGACGATATTCGAACAACGCGTGGCACATGGTTACTTTATCTTATCGGCAGCAGCAGGTTTATTTGTAGATGGAAAGAAAGGGCCGGTATTGCTGAACTATGGTATAGATGAATGCAGATTCACCAAACCTGTTTACGCTGGTATGACCATCTATGTGCGCTTAACAGTGAAGGAAAAGACAGCACAGGAGAAGAAGGATGAAGATGATGTAGCAAAGGGCATCGTTCGTTTTTTGGTGGATGTATATGATGAGACCGGGGAAACCGTGGCCCTGGCAACGATACTGACCATGGTGAAGAAAAAAGATCAATCCTGA
- a CDS encoding enoyl-CoA hydratase/isomerase family protein: MGEQGGVEMTIDSGIATITFYHPKSNSLPGKVLKELAATIESAGTQGNVRVIVLTSSGEKAFCAGASFDELLSIADADTGKDFFMGFARVINAARKCPRFIIGRVQGKAVGGGVGMAAAVDYCMAVDQASVKLSELAIGIGPFVVGPAVERKMGLSAFSELAINATEWRDAQWAYQKGLYTRIFSSVGELNDAVTTLAKRLSDSSPEAMKLLKQAMWSGTENWDQLLESRAEMSGKLVLSDFTSNAIRQFKEGTKTSG, translated from the coding sequence ATGGGAGAACAGGGTGGTGTGGAAATGACCATTGACTCGGGCATCGCCACCATCACCTTTTATCATCCTAAGAGTAATTCCCTGCCGGGGAAAGTATTGAAAGAGCTGGCGGCTACCATTGAGTCCGCCGGAACACAGGGTAACGTGCGCGTGATCGTGCTCACAAGCAGCGGTGAAAAAGCATTTTGTGCGGGTGCATCGTTTGATGAATTGTTATCCATTGCGGATGCGGATACCGGAAAGGATTTTTTCATGGGCTTTGCCAGGGTGATCAATGCAGCCAGGAAATGTCCGCGGTTTATCATCGGACGTGTGCAGGGAAAGGCTGTAGGAGGTGGTGTTGGTATGGCCGCTGCTGTAGATTATTGTATGGCGGTTGATCAGGCTTCTGTCAAACTTAGTGAACTGGCTATCGGGATCGGTCCGTTTGTCGTTGGGCCTGCCGTTGAGCGAAAAATGGGATTGTCCGCATTCTCCGAACTAGCGATCAATGCCACAGAATGGAGAGATGCACAATGGGCCTACCAGAAAGGTTTATACACCCGCATCTTTTCCTCCGTGGGTGAACTCAATGACGCTGTTACCACCCTGGCAAAACGATTGTCCGATAGCAGTCCGGAAGCTATGAAACTCCTGAAACAGGCCATGTGGTCGGGTACGGAGAACTGGGACCAACTGCTTGAGTCACGCGCAGAGATGAGCGGTAAGTTGGTACTTTCCGATTTCACATCCAATGCCATCCGGCAGTTTAAGGAAGGAACCAAAACATCCGGTTGA
- a CDS encoding tungsten formylmethanofuran dehydrogenase, which yields MNGSAGVRPPAKGSNASGVSEEMLLKAWELMATARAMSAVFEENASVTSKYVHATSKGHEAIQLALGLQLKPQDFLSAYYRDDAVLLGIGMTPYELMLQLLAKRDDPFSGGRTYYSHPSLNRPDMPKIPHQSSATGMQAIPSTGIAMGIQYKEKEGLAEDHGGENPVVVCSLGDASITEGEVAEAFQMAALHQFPILYLVQDNEWDISAHARETRAQDASEYIKGFKGIESVSLDGADFQTCYLTLQKVIQTIREERRPFLVHAKVPLLNHHTSGVRMEWYRDDLADHKERDPFPRFRAQLVNNGLNEETLRQIEGQVGEKVKADYEKALQAEDPRPEDLFLHDFAPTPVTEEKGQRAPAGKDKTVMVDSALFAIRELMEKHPECLLYGQDVGKRLGGVFREAATLAQKFGNNRVFNTPIQEAFIVGSTVGMSAVGLKPIVEVQFADYIWPGLNQLFTEVSRSYYLSNGKWPASMVLRVPIGAYGSGGPYHSSSVESVVLNIKGVKVAYPSTGADLKGLMKSAYHDPNPVVIFEHKGLYWSKIKGTEDARTIEPDEDYIIPFGKARTVIQADQEHIFNGSSMVVVTYGMGVYWARNAAKEFPGQVEILDLRTLNPWDKEAVFASVRKHGRCMVVTEETVQNSFAQAIAGQVQLACFENLDAPIHIIGSENLPAIPLNSTLESTMLPSAEKVKKAMYQLINY from the coding sequence ATGAACGGATCCGCAGGTGTAAGGCCTCCGGCAAAAGGCAGCAATGCCTCAGGGGTATCGGAAGAAATGTTGCTGAAGGCTTGGGAATTAATGGCCACCGCCCGGGCTATGTCTGCCGTTTTTGAGGAAAATGCAAGCGTGACGTCAAAGTACGTACACGCCACTTCTAAAGGGCATGAGGCGATACAACTTGCACTTGGTCTGCAACTGAAGCCACAAGATTTTCTTTCTGCCTATTATCGTGATGATGCGGTGCTGCTAGGGATTGGCATGACCCCATATGAATTGATGCTTCAGCTTCTTGCCAAGCGGGATGATCCTTTCTCAGGGGGACGAACTTATTACAGTCATCCAAGTCTCAACAGGCCGGACATGCCTAAGATTCCCCATCAATCCTCTGCAACAGGCATGCAGGCGATTCCATCCACCGGGATTGCCATGGGCATTCAGTACAAAGAAAAAGAAGGTCTTGCCGAAGATCATGGTGGGGAGAATCCGGTAGTGGTATGCTCACTCGGCGACGCTTCCATCACCGAAGGAGAAGTGGCAGAAGCTTTTCAGATGGCAGCATTGCATCAGTTCCCCATATTATATCTTGTTCAGGACAATGAATGGGACATTTCTGCCCACGCCAGGGAGACCAGGGCACAGGATGCCAGCGAATACATCAAAGGGTTCAAAGGAATTGAAAGTGTTAGTCTGGATGGTGCAGACTTCCAGACCTGCTATCTGACCTTGCAGAAGGTCATCCAAACGATACGTGAGGAGAGGAGACCGTTTCTGGTTCACGCCAAAGTGCCGCTCCTTAATCACCATACTTCCGGCGTGAGAATGGAATGGTACCGGGATGATCTTGCGGACCATAAGGAACGCGACCCCTTCCCGAGATTCAGAGCGCAGCTCGTAAATAATGGTTTAAATGAAGAAACCCTTCGTCAGATCGAAGGGCAGGTTGGTGAAAAGGTAAAGGCAGATTACGAGAAAGCATTGCAGGCAGAAGATCCCCGCCCGGAGGATCTGTTTCTCCACGATTTTGCACCTACTCCGGTCACGGAAGAAAAAGGACAGCGTGCACCGGCTGGCAAGGATAAAACCGTAATGGTGGATAGTGCCTTGTTTGCGATCCGTGAACTGATGGAGAAACATCCGGAATGCCTGCTATACGGGCAGGACGTGGGAAAACGTCTGGGAGGGGTTTTTCGTGAGGCAGCGACCCTGGCACAAAAATTTGGTAATAACCGGGTATTCAATACCCCGATTCAGGAAGCGTTTATTGTTGGAAGTACGGTGGGCATGTCCGCGGTTGGACTAAAGCCCATTGTAGAAGTACAGTTTGCTGATTATATCTGGCCTGGACTCAATCAGCTTTTCACAGAGGTATCACGCAGTTATTACCTTTCCAACGGCAAGTGGCCGGCGAGCATGGTCCTTCGAGTACCTATAGGCGCCTATGGAAGTGGGGGACCCTATCATTCATCGAGCGTTGAATCTGTGGTCCTGAATATCAAAGGTGTAAAAGTTGCATATCCATCCACCGGTGCTGACCTCAAAGGTTTGATGAAGTCAGCCTATCACGATCCGAACCCGGTGGTGATCTTTGAACACAAGGGACTGTACTGGTCTAAAATAAAGGGTACGGAAGATGCCAGGACCATAGAACCGGATGAAGACTACATCATTCCTTTTGGTAAGGCAAGAACGGTGATTCAGGCCGATCAGGAACACATCTTCAATGGCAGCAGTATGGTGGTTGTTACGTATGGCATGGGTGTGTACTGGGCCAGGAACGCTGCAAAGGAATTTCCCGGACAAGTAGAAATACTGGACCTACGAACGTTGAATCCATGGGACAAAGAAGCAGTTTTTGCATCGGTCAGAAAACATGGTCGGTGCATGGTGGTGACGGAGGAGACGGTACAAAACTCATTTGCACAAGCCATTGCCGGTCAGGTTCAGCTTGCATGTTTTGAAAACCTGGACGCCCCCATTCACATCATTGGTTCGGAGAATCTACCGGCTATCCCACTGAATTCAACGCTGGAATCCACCATGCTTCCCTCGGCGGAAAAGGTAAAAAAAGCCATGTATCAGCTTATAAATTATTAA
- a CDS encoding nuclear transport factor 2 family protein: MKTTFFFLFSLFLFSAQAQSVKQADADTIKAIMLRQQQAWNRGDMDGFMHGYWESDSLRFLGGSGVRLGYQPTLAGYKEKYPDKSAMGTLTFEFISTEYVGDDRNILMLGKWKLARENDSPGGAFVLLWKKIDGHWVIVLDHTS, from the coding sequence ATGAAAACCACATTCTTTTTTCTTTTCTCACTCTTTCTTTTTTCTGCGCAAGCCCAATCAGTCAAACAAGCCGATGCAGATACCATCAAGGCGATCATGCTTCGTCAGCAACAGGCCTGGAACCGTGGCGATATGGATGGGTTCATGCATGGTTACTGGGAATCTGACAGCCTGCGTTTCCTTGGAGGGAGCGGCGTACGTTTGGGTTATCAGCCCACCTTGGCAGGCTATAAAGAGAAGTACCCGGATAAAAGTGCGATGGGCACACTCACCTTTGAATTCATCTCAACGGAATATGTTGGAGATGACCGGAACATTCTGATGTTGGGGAAATGGAAGCTTGCTCGTGAGAACGATAGCCCGGGAGGCGCATTTGTATTGCTTTGGAAAAAGATCGACGGCCATTGGGTGATCGTACTGGACCATACCAGCTGA
- a CDS encoding FAD-dependent oxidoreductase, translating to MNHPAHYVAVFGGAVAGSEAAHQLASRGIHTVVFDQATLPYGKIEDGLPKWHAKLRDKEEAAINEKLAHPLIRFVPNTKLGKDIEFSSLTEKWGFSAVLLATGAWKDRPLDIPGASDQTDRGLYYQNPLSYWFNHYHEPGYKGKTYEIRDNAVVIGGGLASIDMAKMIMMELVKDKLAEKGIETNILELDKGIDRVLDKHKISFEELGLKGCTLFYRRRNLDMPLSPAPTDTPEQLEKAQKVRVKVLENAQAKFFFQFEECCMPVALEEENGHLTGITLRKTIIEDNRVVAVENSDFTFPTSLVISSIGSIPEPIPGLPMDGQTFRISPNGNCQIDGYHNVFALGNAVTGRGNIKESLQHGREVSLQVMDDFLAWSADDYEKVFRIKSAKAGQGTTELLSFLENTNVLESKQIEDIDARVKARQKEVGYHSTFADWVKQHLPKRLEDIVESH from the coding sequence ATGAATCATCCCGCTCATTACGTTGCTGTTTTCGGAGGTGCTGTTGCCGGTTCCGAAGCTGCCCATCAACTCGCATCCCGGGGCATTCATACCGTGGTATTCGATCAGGCTACACTCCCCTATGGTAAAATTGAAGATGGCTTACCCAAATGGCATGCGAAACTGAGGGACAAGGAAGAGGCAGCCATTAACGAAAAACTAGCACATCCGCTGATTCGCTTTGTACCCAACACCAAACTGGGCAAGGATATCGAATTCAGCAGCCTTACAGAAAAATGGGGGTTTAGTGCGGTATTGCTTGCCACCGGCGCATGGAAAGACAGACCCCTGGATATCCCCGGCGCATCCGATCAGACAGACCGAGGCCTTTACTACCAGAATCCTTTGAGTTATTGGTTCAACCACTATCATGAACCCGGTTATAAAGGAAAAACATACGAGATCCGGGATAATGCGGTGGTGATCGGAGGCGGGCTTGCCAGTATTGATATGGCCAAGATGATCATGATGGAACTGGTAAAAGACAAGCTGGCCGAAAAAGGAATTGAAACCAATATTCTTGAACTGGACAAAGGCATCGATCGTGTTCTTGACAAACATAAGATCTCGTTTGAAGAATTGGGATTGAAGGGTTGTACCCTCTTCTATCGTCGTCGAAACCTGGACATGCCGCTTTCGCCTGCCCCTACCGATACACCAGAACAACTTGAAAAGGCACAGAAAGTACGGGTCAAGGTATTGGAAAATGCACAGGCTAAATTCTTTTTCCAATTTGAAGAGTGCTGCATGCCTGTTGCCCTGGAAGAAGAGAACGGTCATCTTACAGGCATCACACTTAGAAAGACCATTATTGAAGATAACCGCGTGGTGGCAGTGGAAAATTCAGACTTCACTTTCCCAACGTCCCTGGTAATATCCTCCATCGGAAGTATTCCCGAACCAATTCCCGGTCTGCCCATGGACGGACAAACGTTTCGGATCTCACCAAACGGCAATTGTCAGATCGATGGATACCATAATGTTTTCGCATTGGGTAATGCAGTCACCGGCAGAGGAAATATCAAAGAATCATTGCAACATGGACGAGAGGTCAGTCTCCAGGTTATGGACGACTTCCTGGCCTGGTCGGCGGATGACTACGAGAAAGTGTTCCGCATTAAATCCGCGAAGGCAGGGCAGGGCACGACCGAGCTTTTATCCTTTCTGGAAAACACAAATGTGCTCGAGTCAAAGCAGATCGAGGACATTGATGCACGTGTGAAAGCGCGTCAGAAAGAAGTCGGCTATCATTCTACCTTTGCAGACTGGGTAAAACAACACCTACCCAAACGGTTGGAAGATATCGTGGAAAGTCACTGA
- a CDS encoding 2-oxoacid:ferredoxin oxidoreductase subunit beta has translation MAEQITENPPVLTKKDFASDQMVRWCPGCGDYAILSSVQAALPELGYKKEDIVFVSGIGCSSRFPYYMSTYGFHSIHGRAPAVATGVKLANPNLSVWEITGDGDSLAIGGNHFIHALRRNIDINVLLFNNEIYGLTKGQYSPTSKAGLVTKSTPFGVAEGSFNAGELAIGAGGSFFARTIDTNPKLMTKVFVESARYKGTSLIEILQNCVIYNDKTHGEVTNRETADEHQLHLEHGKPMIFGKEKNKGIRLNGLKLEVVTIGENGVTEGDILVHDAHEPDPVLHLMLIRMHGPSFPTALGIIRSVESPTYNDILVQQQVNATKNAKFKTMDELLNSGETWEVK, from the coding sequence ATGGCTGAACAGATCACCGAAAATCCGCCCGTACTCACAAAGAAAGACTTTGCCAGCGACCAAATGGTAAGATGGTGTCCCGGCTGCGGTGACTACGCCATCTTATCATCTGTGCAGGCTGCACTGCCTGAGCTTGGCTATAAAAAAGAAGATATCGTTTTTGTCTCAGGCATCGGATGTTCATCAAGGTTCCCGTACTACATGAGCACCTATGGCTTTCACAGCATTCACGGACGTGCCCCCGCAGTCGCTACCGGTGTAAAACTCGCCAACCCGAACCTGAGTGTCTGGGAAATTACCGGTGATGGTGATTCACTGGCCATCGGCGGCAACCACTTCATCCATGCCCTGCGGAGAAATATAGATATCAACGTTCTCCTTTTCAATAATGAGATTTATGGCCTTACAAAAGGGCAGTATTCTCCAACGTCAAAGGCCGGACTGGTCACCAAATCCACACCATTCGGTGTAGCAGAAGGCTCCTTTAATGCCGGAGAACTGGCCATCGGTGCTGGCGGAAGTTTCTTTGCCCGAACCATCGACACGAACCCGAAGCTGATGACGAAAGTATTCGTTGAGTCGGCAAGGTACAAAGGCACTTCATTGATCGAGATTCTTCAGAACTGCGTCATCTACAATGATAAAACACACGGAGAAGTGACAAACCGGGAAACAGCCGACGAACACCAGCTTCACCTCGAACATGGTAAACCCATGATCTTTGGCAAAGAGAAGAATAAGGGCATTCGTCTGAACGGTCTGAAACTGGAGGTGGTTACCATCGGAGAAAACGGTGTCACCGAGGGAGACATACTGGTGCATGATGCACATGAACCGGATCCGGTTTTACATCTCATGTTGATAAGAATGCACGGCCCTTCTTTTCCCACAGCACTGGGCATTATCCGAAGTGTTGAGTCACCAACATATAATGATATTCTGGTGCAACAGCAGGTGAATGCAACAAAGAATGCCAAATTCAAAACCATGGATGAACTGCTTAACAGCGGTGAAACATGGGAAGTAAAATAA
- a CDS encoding 2-oxoacid:acceptor oxidoreductase subunit alpha has product MSTKGATELERVVIRFAGDSGDGMQLTGSQFSFTSALIGNDLATFPDFPAEIRAPQGTVEGVSGFQVQIGKVDVLTPGDEADVLVAMNPAALKSNLKWVRKGGNIIVDLDAFEARNIEKAGFKENPLNSGILNDYLVIEAPISSLTKTALEGSGLDNKSILRSKNMFALGIMYWLFSRSMDQTIQFLNTKFKKKPEIAEANIKVLQAGFYYAETVEALPSSFEVPSASIEPGIYRHISGNTATAWGLMAAAEKTGKKLFLGSYPITPASDILHELAKHKGMNVMTMQAEDEIAAVCSAIGATFAGSIGVTTSAGPGIALKGEAIGLAGITELPLVVVDVQRGGPSTGLPTKTEQADLNMALYGRNSDNPIILVAPSTPADCFDMSYEAVRLAHEHSTPAMILSDGYLANGSEPWKFPAMADLPAIHPRVAGKEQEPYMPYARDTKTLARHLAIPGTPGMEHRIGGLEKEDGSGNVSYDPENHDKMVRLRCEKVARIANHIPAQEILCAQEGDLLVVGWGGTYGSLHTATNALFQEGKKVGQAHFRYISPLPSNTREVLEKFKKILVCELNMGQFLGYLRTQFPDIPMESYTKIQGLPFTVSEIKEAILKNI; this is encoded by the coding sequence ATGAGCACCAAAGGAGCAACAGAACTCGAACGGGTGGTCATCCGTTTTGCTGGTGATTCCGGAGACGGTATGCAACTTACCGGCTCCCAGTTTTCATTCACTTCAGCCCTTATTGGTAACGACCTGGCCACATTCCCGGATTTTCCTGCGGAGATCAGAGCACCACAAGGTACTGTTGAAGGTGTGTCAGGGTTCCAGGTTCAGATCGGAAAGGTAGATGTCCTTACACCAGGTGATGAAGCGGATGTGCTCGTCGCCATGAACCCGGCCGCACTTAAATCAAACCTGAAATGGGTTCGAAAAGGTGGAAACATTATCGTAGATCTTGATGCTTTTGAAGCACGCAACATCGAAAAAGCGGGCTTTAAAGAAAATCCCCTGAACAGCGGAATCCTGAACGACTACCTGGTCATTGAAGCTCCTATTTCTTCACTTACCAAAACCGCATTAGAAGGAAGTGGTCTGGACAACAAGAGTATTCTCCGCAGCAAAAACATGTTTGCCCTGGGCATCATGTACTGGCTGTTCAGTCGCTCGATGGACCAGACCATCCAGTTCCTCAATACCAAATTCAAAAAGAAACCGGAGATCGCCGAAGCGAACATCAAGGTTTTACAGGCAGGCTTCTATTATGCAGAAACGGTTGAAGCCCTTCCTTCTTCATTTGAGGTACCCTCTGCATCCATTGAACCCGGTATTTACCGGCATATCTCCGGAAACACCGCCACTGCATGGGGACTGATGGCTGCTGCAGAGAAAACCGGAAAGAAACTTTTCCTCGGCTCCTACCCCATCACACCTGCATCTGATATTCTGCATGAGCTCGCCAAACATAAAGGCATGAATGTGATGACCATGCAGGCAGAGGATGAGATCGCTGCCGTATGTTCTGCCATTGGCGCTACGTTTGCCGGTAGCATTGGTGTGACTACCTCCGCCGGCCCCGGGATTGCTCTGAAAGGAGAAGCCATCGGGCTTGCCGGAATTACAGAGTTGCCTTTGGTGGTGGTAGATGTGCAACGCGGTGGCCCATCAACCGGTCTGCCTACAAAGACCGAACAGGCTGATCTGAATATGGCACTTTATGGCAGAAACAGTGATAACCCTATTATTCTGGTTGCCCCATCCACACCGGCAGACTGCTTTGATATGAGTTACGAAGCTGTTCGCCTTGCCCACGAGCATTCTACTCCAGCCATGATCCTGTCCGACGGCTATCTCGCCAACGGATCAGAACCATGGAAATTCCCAGCAATGGCTGACCTTCCGGCTATTCATCCGCGGGTTGCAGGCAAGGAGCAGGAACCATATATGCCCTACGCCAGGGATACGAAAACACTCGCCCGTCATCTTGCCATCCCAGGAACACCAGGTATGGAACACCGCATTGGCGGACTGGAAAAAGAAGACGGATCCGGTAATGTATCCTACGATCCGGAAAACCACGATAAGATGGTGCGGTTGCGCTGCGAAAAAGTGGCCCGTATCGCAAATCATATTCCCGCACAGGAGATCCTATGTGCGCAGGAAGGTGATCTGCTAGTGGTAGGCTGGGGAGGCACCTACGGTTCATTGCATACCGCAACCAACGCGTTGTTCCAGGAAGGAAAGAAGGTAGGACAGGCGCACTTCAGGTATATCAGCCCCCTGCCTTCCAATACACGTGAGGTTCTGGAAAAGTTCAAAAAGATTCTTGTGTGCGAACTTAACATGGGCCAGTTCCTGGGATACCTGCGCACACAATTCCCCGACATTCCTATGGAATCTTACACCAAGATCCAGGGTTTGCCATTTACTGTAAGTGAGATCAAGGAAGCAATCCTGAAAAATATTTAA
- a CDS encoding type IX secretion system membrane protein PorP/SprF, producing MKIIRIIILLLACQAVSAQQLAPFSQYMLNPYSINPAVSGTEDFYQMRLNYRNQWAGLDGAPTTYYLSYYGRKPRNLNTGLGVIAYSDNMGPTKRSGFQGSYTHHLKLNDSTKLALGLGLGMINFSINTNDIYVKDKDDLLFTSGKLSSTQPDASFGMYLYNPKYYIGVSIQQLMQSELNWPYAKSKMSGHKFIMAGYRFKVKQKLVVEPSILVRHVTPVPVQIDAGLTFDFMDRVKFGAQYRTDDAISVIVGYNFKRKMYFGYSYDFTTSELKNYSSGTHEILLGYRFVKYEEEEESQMTY from the coding sequence ATGAAAATTATTCGGATCATTATTTTGCTGCTTGCCTGTCAGGCGGTTTCTGCACAGCAATTGGCACCATTTTCCCAATACATGCTTAATCCGTATTCCATTAACCCGGCGGTATCCGGTACGGAGGATTTCTACCAGATGAGACTTAATTACCGGAATCAATGGGCCGGTCTGGATGGTGCTCCAACCACTTATTACCTTAGTTATTATGGTCGCAAACCCAGAAACCTGAACACCGGTTTGGGTGTGATCGCATACAGCGACAATATGGGTCCTACCAAGAGAAGCGGCTTTCAAGGTAGTTACACCCACCACCTTAAACTTAATGACAGCACAAAACTGGCCCTCGGTCTTGGACTTGGGATGATCAACTTCTCTATCAATACCAACGATATTTATGTCAAGGACAAGGATGATCTCTTGTTTACTTCAGGTAAATTATCTTCCACACAACCCGACGCTTCTTTCGGAATGTACCTTTACAACCCAAAGTATTATATCGGGGTATCCATTCAGCAATTGATGCAAAGTGAACTGAACTGGCCTTATGCCAAGAGTAAAATGTCAGGACACAAATTCATCATGGCGGGATACCGGTTCAAAGTCAAACAAAAGCTTGTGGTTGAACCGTCCATATTGGTTCGCCACGTTACCCCTGTTCCCGTGCAAATTGATGCCGGTCTGACTTTCGATTTTATGGATCGTGTGAAATTTGGTGCACAATACCGCACGGATGACGCCATCTCTGTTATTGTAGGATACAATTTTAAACGAAAGATGTACTTCGGTTATTCCTATGATTTTACAACCTCAGAGTTGAAGAACTATTCCTCAGGTACCCACGAGATCCTTCTCGGTTACCGGTTTGTCAAGTATGAAGAGGAAGAGGAATCCCAAATGACATATTAA